A genomic window from Streptomyces sp. NBC_01429 includes:
- a CDS encoding primary-amine oxidase, with the protein MNNSPRSVSTRVHASRERTHPLDPLSPAEIDAAVAVARADGRLGERTRFWGAVLDESFAREVMAGRHAAGEVLVGLVAMDHDLPGAWEIDVRLGTEPRCLAWRAVDIRRPGITSTEARAAARACRESPLFREALARRGIHDVSLTVIDAESIGGFVPEKYKDRRITWGSVWHRVQEDDNAYVRPVQGVIPLIDMATMEVLEVEDHGVVPVSEEPGPLSAGGFGPDREGLKPLEVVQPEGPSFTVDGHRVSWQGWELRVGFTHREGLVLYDLNFLGRSVLKRAACNEMYVPYLDPSSTQFRKNFFDWGEYGAGPLTNSLALGCDCLGVIHYFDAAYLGGDGAAQEIGQAICMHEEDDGILWKHNDLRRGVSEVRRSRRLIISSFQTVANYDYGFYWSLYQDGRVELEIKLTGMLSASGIEEGQEVRHGRVVSRNVQTPTHQHYFGLRLDVAVDGAFNRLVEENAEAEDDPRHDPYGNAVRMVRTPLLSESRAARRTNPATSRHWRVESADRENRYGEPTAYRLLLPHTTRPFARPDSVMARRAPFVHQHLWATVSDPAERYVGGQYPNQAEPGEDGVQVWQRKDRSLDGAELVLWPVVGTHHFPRPEQWPVMPVDRVRLVFEPDGFFDRNPAMDIPDPSAGADHCCGS; encoded by the coding sequence ATGAACAACTCCCCCCGAAGTGTCAGCACCCGTGTCCACGCGAGCCGGGAGCGTACCCATCCTCTCGACCCGCTGTCCCCCGCGGAGATCGACGCCGCGGTCGCCGTGGCACGGGCCGACGGACGGCTCGGCGAGCGCACCAGGTTCTGGGGCGCGGTGCTGGACGAGAGCTTCGCCCGTGAGGTCATGGCCGGCCGGCACGCCGCGGGCGAGGTGCTGGTCGGACTGGTGGCGATGGACCACGACCTGCCCGGCGCCTGGGAGATCGACGTGCGGCTCGGGACCGAGCCGCGCTGCCTCGCGTGGCGGGCGGTGGACATCCGGCGGCCCGGCATCACCTCGACGGAGGCGCGCGCGGCCGCGCGCGCGTGCCGGGAGAGCCCGCTGTTCCGCGAGGCGCTGGCCCGGCGGGGCATCCACGACGTGTCGCTGACGGTGATCGACGCGGAGTCCATCGGCGGCTTCGTACCGGAGAAGTACAAGGACCGCAGGATCACCTGGGGTTCGGTCTGGCACCGGGTCCAGGAGGACGACAACGCCTATGTGCGCCCGGTGCAGGGCGTCATCCCCCTCATCGACATGGCGACCATGGAGGTGCTGGAGGTCGAGGACCACGGCGTCGTCCCGGTCTCCGAGGAGCCGGGGCCGCTGTCGGCCGGCGGCTTCGGGCCGGACCGGGAAGGGCTGAAGCCGCTGGAGGTGGTGCAGCCCGAGGGGCCGAGCTTCACCGTCGACGGGCACCGGGTGAGCTGGCAGGGCTGGGAGCTGCGCGTGGGCTTCACCCACCGCGAGGGCCTGGTCCTGTACGACCTGAACTTCCTGGGGCGCTCGGTGCTCAAGCGGGCCGCCTGCAACGAGATGTACGTCCCCTACCTCGACCCGAGTTCGACGCAGTTCCGCAAGAACTTCTTCGACTGGGGCGAGTACGGCGCCGGCCCGCTGACCAACTCGCTCGCGCTCGGCTGCGACTGTCTGGGCGTCATCCACTACTTCGACGCGGCCTATTTGGGAGGTGACGGGGCCGCCCAGGAGATCGGCCAGGCGATCTGCATGCACGAGGAGGACGACGGCATCCTCTGGAAGCACAACGACCTGCGCCGCGGGGTGAGCGAGGTGCGCCGCTCCCGGCGGCTGATCATCTCCAGCTTCCAGACGGTGGCCAACTACGACTACGGGTTCTACTGGTCGCTCTACCAGGACGGCCGCGTCGAGCTGGAGATCAAGCTGACCGGAATGCTGTCGGCCTCCGGTATCGAGGAGGGCCAGGAGGTGCGGCACGGCCGGGTGGTCTCGCGCAACGTCCAGACCCCCACGCACCAGCACTATTTCGGCCTGCGCCTGGACGTCGCGGTGGACGGCGCGTTCAACCGCCTGGTGGAGGAGAACGCGGAGGCCGAGGACGACCCCCGCCACGACCCGTACGGCAACGCGGTCCGGATGGTGCGCACCCCGCTGTTGTCGGAGTCGCGGGCCGCCCGCCGGACGAACCCGGCGACGTCCCGGCACTGGCGGGTGGAGAGCGCGGACCGGGAGAACCGCTACGGCGAGCCGACGGCGTACCGGCTGCTGCTGCCCCACACCACTCGGCCCTTCGCGCGGCCCGACTCGGTGATGGCCCGCCGGGCGCCCTTCGTCCACCAGCATCTGTGGGCGACGGTCTCCGACCCCGCCGAGCGGTACGTCGGCGGGCAGTACCCCAACCAGGCGGAGCCCGGCGAGGACGGCGTGCAGGTCTGGCAGCGCAAGGACCGCTCGCTGGACGGAGCGGAGCTGGTGCTGTGGCCGGTCGTGGGCACCCACCACTTCCCCCGGCCCGAGCAGTGGCCCGTCATGCCGGTCGACCGGGTGCGGCTGGTCTTCGAGCCCGACGGCTTCTTCGACCGCAACCCGGCCATGGACATCCCCGACCCGTCGGCCGGCGCCGACCACTGCTGCGGCAGCTGA
- a CDS encoding alpha/beta hydrolase — MNIVLVHGAGGRPTTWTEVEPLLAARGHRTVAVTNPLTSLEEDLAHTTAAIDETEGPVLLVGHSYGGAVITNAGRHRAVRGLVFIAAFGPEEGETVNGIVERYEPAEISAFMRRGPNGEWKSEPGEEFWAEIGPDLSPGHRAAVEAEGRQADNRVFTQPTGKPAWRTLPSWYLVADDDRTLRPEAQRDMALRMGAVTEHVPGSHYTTLVHPRRVADLIHTAAAAVSGTP; from the coding sequence ATGAACATCGTGCTGGTTCATGGCGCGGGCGGACGTCCCACCACCTGGACGGAGGTCGAACCCCTGCTCGCCGCCCGGGGACACCGGACCGTCGCCGTCACCAACCCGCTGACCTCCCTGGAGGAGGACCTGGCGCACACCACCGCAGCCATCGACGAGACGGAGGGGCCGGTGCTCCTCGTCGGCCACTCCTACGGGGGCGCGGTCATCACCAACGCCGGCCGGCATCGCGCCGTCCGGGGCCTGGTCTTCATCGCGGCCTTCGGACCCGAGGAGGGCGAGACCGTCAACGGCATCGTCGAACGGTACGAGCCCGCGGAGATCTCGGCGTTCATGCGGCGCGGCCCGAACGGGGAGTGGAAGTCGGAACCGGGCGAGGAGTTCTGGGCCGAGATCGGCCCCGACCTGTCGCCCGGGCACCGGGCCGCCGTCGAGGCCGAGGGACGCCAGGCGGACAACCGCGTCTTCACCCAGCCGACCGGGAAACCCGCCTGGCGCACCCTGCCCAGCTGGTACCTGGTCGCCGACGACGACCGCACCCTGCGCCCGGAAGCGCAGCGGGACATGGCCCTCCGGATGGGGGCCGTCACCGAGCACGTACCGGGCAGCCACTACACGACGCTCGTGCACCCGCGGCGGGTGGCCGACCTCATCCACACCGCGGCCGCGGCCGTGAGCGGCACGCCGTGA
- a CDS encoding FAD-dependent oxidoreductase, producing the protein MSTDTAAAPLPPPTERTAALDVAALRAATPGMRHAHHMNAAGAALPSRATLAAVTEHLRMESLLGGYEAAEALTAHTERVYRSAARLLGAAAEDIALVESASTAWQRAMGALRLKAGDRVLASSSTYVSSALHLLELRESHGIVLEVLPADGNGQVDLGALETALREPAALVTLAHVPTSSGLVEPVAEAGALAARAGVPLLLDATQSLGQLPVDVEEMRCGIVVATGRKFLRGPRGTGLLYVAPELRERTRPDAPDVRGAQWSAAYRYEVVPGARRYETWESSHALRLGLGTALDEALDLGVERIRDHVASLAERLRAGLPAVPGVRLTDPPAAASGIVTFLREGEDPRETVRDLRATGFRLTTVPASHGQWDLGRRGLARVARASLHVYNSEDDVDALIAALTARERRRRPEAAVVGARETAPAPAPASAPSRTPVPAPASAPSRAPVGSGRDRADVIVVGAGIHGSSAAWHLAARGAGVIHLDRFPAGHTRGSSHGRTRMIRRAYPAEVWDGLVDTAYAAWEELELAAGQRLVTTTGGLYARAAGAPGTLRGPGCANVDHVRAAELFPGLRLCDGFSAVHDPAAGVIDAEGSLAALTALGRAHGVDRRDGCAVLDWRRDGDGVRVETERGVLRADRLVVCAGPWTGELLPAFAAPLRVVRIVNVHLGSSRRHLLEPPLLGAFSVEIPDIGLLYGIPALGGAGVKIGLDDGPPEDPSVPAGPVTDAERDRLLGLASRFLPAADGPVEETITCRYTMAPNNRFAVGRLPGEERVSVAAACSGHGFKFGPALGAALADLAEGRERPDLDFLSPAAMGIADGPGPGAGA; encoded by the coding sequence ATGAGTACCGACACCGCTGCGGCCCCCCTCCCGCCGCCGACCGAGCGGACAGCGGCCCTCGACGTGGCAGCGCTGCGCGCCGCCACCCCCGGCATGCGCCACGCCCACCACATGAACGCCGCCGGTGCGGCACTGCCCAGCCGGGCGACGCTGGCCGCCGTCACCGAACACCTGCGCATGGAGTCGTTGCTGGGCGGCTACGAGGCGGCCGAGGCGCTGACCGCACACACCGAGCGCGTCTACCGCTCGGCGGCCCGGCTGCTGGGCGCCGCTGCGGAGGACATCGCCCTGGTGGAGAGCGCCTCCACCGCGTGGCAGCGGGCCATGGGCGCCCTGCGGCTCAAGGCGGGCGACCGGGTCCTGGCCTCGTCCTCCACCTATGTCAGCTCGGCCCTGCACCTGTTGGAGCTGCGGGAGTCGCACGGCATCGTGCTGGAGGTGCTGCCCGCCGACGGAAACGGGCAGGTCGACCTCGGCGCGCTGGAGACGGCGCTGCGCGAACCGGCGGCCCTCGTCACCCTCGCCCATGTGCCCACGTCCTCCGGACTGGTGGAGCCGGTAGCCGAGGCCGGCGCGCTGGCCGCCCGGGCGGGGGTGCCGCTGCTGCTGGACGCGACGCAGTCGCTCGGCCAGCTCCCGGTCGATGTGGAGGAGATGCGGTGCGGCATCGTCGTCGCCACCGGCCGCAAGTTCCTGCGCGGGCCGCGCGGCACCGGACTGCTGTACGTCGCCCCGGAGCTGCGGGAGAGGACCAGGCCGGACGCTCCCGACGTACGGGGCGCCCAGTGGTCGGCGGCCTACCGCTACGAGGTGGTGCCGGGAGCGCGGCGCTACGAGACGTGGGAGTCGTCCCACGCGCTGCGGCTGGGGCTCGGCACGGCGCTGGATGAGGCACTCGACCTCGGTGTCGAGCGGATCCGGGACCACGTGGCCTCGCTGGCCGAACGGCTGCGGGCCGGACTGCCGGCCGTACCGGGCGTCCGGCTCACCGATCCGCCGGCGGCGGCCTCGGGCATCGTGACCTTCCTGCGCGAGGGCGAGGACCCGCGCGAGACGGTGCGCGACCTGCGCGCCACCGGATTCCGCCTGACGACCGTGCCCGCCTCGCACGGCCAGTGGGACCTGGGCAGGCGTGGTCTGGCGCGGGTCGCCCGGGCCTCCCTGCACGTCTACAACAGTGAGGACGACGTGGACGCGCTCATCGCCGCCCTGACCGCACGGGAACGACGGCGCAGGCCGGAGGCCGCCGTTGTCGGCGCCCGCGAGACCGCGCCCGCACCGGCGCCCGCATCCGCACCTTCACGTACACCCGTACCGGCGCCCGCATCCGCGCCTTCACGCGCACCCGTGGGCAGCGGGCGGGACCGGGCCGATGTGATCGTGGTCGGGGCCGGTATCCACGGCTCCTCCGCCGCCTGGCACCTGGCGGCTCGCGGCGCCGGAGTCATCCACCTCGACCGGTTTCCCGCCGGCCACACCCGGGGCTCCTCGCACGGCCGGACGCGGATGATCCGGCGCGCCTACCCCGCCGAGGTCTGGGACGGCCTGGTCGACACCGCCTACGCGGCCTGGGAGGAACTCGAACTGGCCGCCGGGCAGCGGCTGGTGACGACCACCGGGGGCCTGTACGCCCGAGCCGCCGGTGCCCCGGGCACCCTGCGCGGCCCCGGCTGCGCGAACGTGGACCACGTTCGCGCCGCGGAACTCTTTCCCGGGCTGCGCCTGTGCGACGGTTTCTCCGCGGTCCACGACCCGGCCGCCGGTGTCATCGACGCCGAGGGCTCGCTCGCCGCGCTGACCGCGCTGGGCCGCGCGCACGGCGTGGACCGGCGGGACGGCTGCGCCGTGCTCGACTGGCGCCGGGACGGCGACGGCGTACGGGTCGAGACGGAGCGGGGCGTCCTGCGCGCGGACCGGCTGGTCGTCTGCGCGGGCCCGTGGACCGGGGAACTGCTGCCCGCCTTCGCCGCACCGCTGCGCGTGGTGCGGATCGTGAACGTACACCTCGGCTCCTCCCGGCGGCACCTGCTGGAACCGCCGCTGCTGGGCGCCTTCTCCGTCGAGATCCCGGACATCGGCCTGCTGTACGGCATCCCGGCCCTCGGCGGCGCCGGCGTCAAGATCGGCCTGGACGACGGGCCGCCGGAGGATCCCTCGGTGCCCGCGGGACCGGTCACCGACGCCGAGCGCGACCGGCTTCTCGGCCTGGCCTCCCGGTTCCTTCCGGCGGCCGACGGGCCGGTGGAGGAGACGATCACCTGCCGCTACACGATGGCGCCGAACAACCGGTTCGCCGTCGGCCGGCTGCCGGGTGAGGAACGGGTGTCGGTGGCGGCGGCCTGCTCCGGTCACGGCTTCAAGTTCGGGCCCGCGCTGGGGGCCGCGCTCGCGGACCTGGCCGAAGGCAGGGAACGCCCGGACCTGGACTTCCTGTCCCCGGCCGCGATGGGCATCGCCGACGGGCCCGGACCGGGAGCCGGGGCATGA
- a CDS encoding ABC transporter permease, producing the protein MSALPLPRVRRGNRPRSERADTLRAMARRLLGIPVVMFALATLVFVAMRLLPGSPTASLAGGGTNLTAEEIARNEARTSQALGLDQPLLTQYATYLDDLVHLRFGSSFFGSNSVLDMLGDALPGTIELTLAAMTVAVLLGVVTGVVAALRKGTWIDTATRAVATVSFSLPWFALGVIAIVVFGVWLRWLPVLGRLPSSLDYRPTTNFVLLDAMLQNRPELIGPWLQHLILPATTLALSMAGYITRIVRASVLDVLGDDFVRTARMKGLAEGAVIRRHVLRNSWLPIVTVLGLQFGSLLGGSVITETVFSYGGVGRLLVQGVLQRDYPVVQGAALAIALLFVLVNYAVDVLYMILDPRIRKG; encoded by the coding sequence ATGAGCGCCCTCCCGCTGCCGCGCGTCCGGCGCGGGAACCGTCCGAGGTCCGAACGGGCCGACACCCTGCGGGCGATGGCCCGCAGGCTCCTCGGCATCCCGGTCGTCATGTTCGCGCTGGCCACCCTGGTCTTCGTCGCCATGCGCCTGCTGCCCGGATCGCCCACCGCCTCCCTGGCGGGCGGCGGAACGAATCTCACGGCCGAGGAGATAGCGCGGAACGAGGCCAGGACCAGCCAGGCCCTCGGCCTCGACCAGCCGCTCCTCACCCAGTACGCCACCTACCTCGACGACCTGGTGCACCTGCGGTTCGGCTCTTCGTTCTTCGGCTCCAACAGCGTCCTCGACATGCTGGGCGACGCCCTGCCGGGCACCATCGAACTGACCCTGGCCGCGATGACCGTCGCCGTCCTCCTGGGCGTGGTCACCGGTGTCGTCGCCGCGCTGCGCAAGGGCACCTGGATCGACACCGCGACCCGGGCCGTGGCGACGGTGAGTTTCTCCCTGCCGTGGTTCGCGCTCGGGGTGATCGCCATCGTCGTCTTCGGCGTCTGGCTGCGCTGGCTGCCCGTCCTGGGACGGCTGCCCAGCTCACTCGACTACCGGCCCACGACCAACTTCGTCCTCCTCGACGCGATGCTCCAGAATCGCCCCGAACTGATCGGCCCCTGGCTCCAGCACCTGATCCTGCCCGCCACCACCCTGGCACTGTCGATGGCCGGATACATCACCCGCATCGTGCGCGCCTCCGTCCTGGACGTCCTCGGCGACGACTTCGTCCGGACCGCCCGCATGAAGGGACTCGCGGAAGGCGCGGTCATCCGGCGGCACGTGCTCCGCAACTCCTGGCTCCCGATCGTCACGGTCCTCGGCCTGCAGTTCGGGTCCCTGCTGGGCGGCTCCGTGATCACCGAGACCGTCTTCTCCTACGGCGGCGTCGGCCGGCTGCTGGTGCAGGGCGTGCTCCAGCGCGACTACCCCGTGGTGCAGGGCGCGGCGCTCGCCATCGCCCTGCTGTTCGTCCTCGTCAACTACGCGGTGGACGTGCTCTACATGATCCTCGATCCACGTATACGGAAGGGCTGA
- a CDS encoding ABC transporter ATP-binding protein: protein MTGPAARGRESPAAGPPAVLEIRGLRVGFDVPAGRLPAVAGVDLTLRQGEILALVGESGSGKSALSMSLVGLNRGPRTHISGEVDFGGRNLAEASESELRAVRGKDIAVVFQDSLAALNPLHRVGAQVVEMMRAHRAMPRALAMDRAVELLGEVGIASPRDNARALPHQLSGGMRQRVMIAMGLANDPAVLIADEPTTALDVTIQAQVLSVLERARADHGTAILLITHDLGVVAEVADRVAVMYAGRIVEQGTRDEVLFDPQHPYTIGLLGSVPPIDGPVTDRLPAIPGNPLTGVHRPSGCAFAGRCAFSRDECQEPPELLRRHGGPGHLDACVLPAPVRESARRAGPSPSPEPEPARRTDRDLVPNERGRS from the coding sequence GTGACCGGGCCCGCCGCCCGCGGGCGGGAGAGCCCGGCCGCCGGACCGCCCGCGGTCCTCGAAATCCGCGGTCTGCGGGTCGGGTTCGACGTGCCGGCGGGACGGCTGCCGGCCGTCGCCGGCGTGGACCTGACCCTGCGCCAAGGGGAGATCCTGGCGCTGGTCGGCGAGTCGGGGTCGGGGAAGTCCGCGCTGTCCATGAGCCTGGTCGGCCTCAACCGGGGCCCGCGCACACACATCAGCGGCGAGGTGGACTTCGGCGGCCGCAACCTGGCCGAGGCCTCCGAGAGCGAACTGCGCGCCGTCCGCGGCAAGGACATCGCCGTCGTCTTCCAGGACTCCCTGGCGGCGCTCAACCCGCTGCACCGGGTCGGAGCCCAGGTCGTGGAGATGATGCGCGCCCACCGCGCGATGCCCCGCGCGCTGGCCATGGACCGGGCCGTGGAACTGCTCGGCGAGGTCGGCATCGCCAGCCCCCGCGACAACGCCCGCGCCCTGCCCCACCAGCTGTCGGGCGGAATGCGCCAGCGCGTGATGATCGCCATGGGCCTGGCCAACGACCCCGCCGTACTGATCGCGGACGAACCCACCACGGCGCTCGACGTCACCATTCAGGCGCAGGTCCTCTCCGTGCTGGAGCGGGCGCGCGCCGACCACGGCACCGCGATCCTCCTGATCACCCACGACCTGGGAGTGGTCGCCGAGGTCGCCGACCGGGTCGCCGTGATGTACGCGGGCCGCATCGTGGAGCAGGGCACGCGCGACGAGGTGCTGTTCGACCCCCAGCACCCGTACACCATCGGCCTGCTGGGCTCGGTGCCGCCGATCGACGGCCCCGTCACCGACCGGCTGCCCGCCATCCCCGGGAACCCGCTGACCGGTGTGCACCGCCCGAGCGGCTGCGCGTTCGCCGGGCGCTGCGCCTTCTCCCGGGACGAGTGCCAGGAGCCGCCCGAGCTGCTCCGTCGGCACGGCGGCCCCGGCCATCTGGACGCCTGCGTCCTGCCCGCCCCCGTACGGGAGTCGGCGCGCCGGGCCGGGCCGAGCCCGAGCCCGGAACCGGAACCGGCACGGCGGACGGACCGGGACCTGGTACCCAACGAAAGGGGGCGCTCGTGA
- a CDS encoding ABC transporter permease yields the protein MSDPAGAVTGITEAPAAATAFREWPAKLRRRGVGTSWPALVSWAFLIAIVLVALVGPWLIAADPARQTSSALLPFGSPGHPLGTDDLGRDELSRLVHGARPLLLVAFASTALAAVTGTGVGLLAGYAGGAVEQVLMRAVDLALAFPSILLVILLVVAAGPGTTSLVVGVGVSLAPGLARLARALTARETSRDYVVAARLGGTRTPRILVQEILPNIAGPMVAQVVMTLSVAAGFAAGLSYLGLGIQPPTPDWGYMVQAGQEFLYSAPRLVVLPAALTLLSVVACNFVGDDLRDALDPKGTA from the coding sequence GTGTCTGACCCCGCGGGTGCCGTCACCGGCATCACCGAGGCACCGGCCGCGGCCACCGCCTTCCGGGAATGGCCGGCGAAGCTGCGGCGGCGCGGCGTCGGCACGTCCTGGCCGGCCCTGGTGTCCTGGGCGTTCCTGATCGCGATCGTCCTGGTCGCCCTCGTCGGGCCCTGGCTGATCGCGGCCGACCCGGCCCGGCAGACCTCCTCGGCGCTGCTGCCCTTCGGCTCGCCCGGCCACCCCCTCGGCACCGACGACCTGGGCCGGGACGAACTGTCCCGGCTGGTGCACGGGGCGAGGCCGCTGCTGCTCGTGGCGTTCGCCTCGACCGCGCTGGCGGCCGTGACCGGCACCGGCGTCGGCCTGCTCGCCGGCTACGCGGGCGGCGCCGTCGAACAGGTACTGATGCGCGCCGTCGACCTCGCCCTCGCCTTCCCGTCCATCCTGCTGGTCATCCTCCTGGTCGTCGCCGCCGGACCGGGCACCACGAGCCTCGTCGTCGGGGTCGGGGTGTCCCTCGCCCCGGGCCTGGCGCGGCTGGCCCGGGCGCTCACGGCGCGGGAGACCTCCCGGGACTACGTCGTCGCCGCACGGCTGGGCGGCACCCGCACCCCGCGCATCCTGGTCCAGGAGATCCTGCCCAACATCGCCGGACCGATGGTGGCCCAGGTCGTCATGACCCTGTCGGTCGCGGCCGGCTTCGCCGCCGGTCTGTCGTACCTGGGCCTCGGCATCCAGCCGCCCACCCCCGACTGGGGCTACATGGTCCAGGCCGGCCAGGAGTTCCTGTACTCCGCGCCCCGCCTGGTGGTGCTGCCGGCGGCCCTGACCCTGCTGTCCGTCGTGGCCTGCAACTTCGTCGGCGACGACCTGCGGGACGCGCTCGACCCGAAGGGCACCGCATGA
- a CDS encoding ABC transporter substrate-binding protein has product MPDQSQGSPALRPAEAQISRRSVLRGASVLGVGVGFALTPLLTACGVADDGAGKSGGGSGKGGTLTLAIDSTSAVNDPAFYTTLGDWMAVDCVCRGLTFISFESNEPAPDLAKSWKVSDDRLTYTFTLREGVKFHDGTTLSSADVLATLDRQFDPENKTLPKGASRPLASLGANVASLTAEDELTVKLVLKTPDRTVLAQLSDIGGRVISKAALDKYGSGIGKHLVGTGPFRFSSATSGQSITLEAFDDFRLGRPPIDRLVLRQVQDPSAIVSSLLSGDVSATQFTPYSAVEQLKSDPSVTVHDTREGFDAILMIDARRVPELKVRKAINLAIDRKAIVQQAFFGVGSEPEGYAIPPAQNGYDTGLADLSTKNLAQARRLLKEAGAEGRELGLMAASDSWHPKAAQIVKQNLEDAGFTVKTTSVDPASYFSRLSDGEDDYHDLMIWERNSYVPDPNNMVGSMANPAGLYGSTITGLDTLDGAAGMAEDLVAAKNLPDGTKRTAAYSRIQRRWAEEYMVIAMLACSTNLVVSGSGVKGINASALGNHRCFMEKASV; this is encoded by the coding sequence ATGCCGGATCAGTCGCAGGGATCGCCCGCACTCCGCCCGGCCGAAGCGCAGATTTCCCGCCGCTCCGTGCTGCGCGGCGCCAGTGTCCTCGGCGTCGGAGTGGGCTTCGCACTGACCCCGCTGCTCACCGCCTGCGGTGTGGCGGACGACGGGGCCGGGAAGTCCGGCGGCGGATCCGGCAAGGGCGGCACCCTGACCCTCGCGATCGACTCCACCAGCGCGGTCAACGACCCCGCCTTCTACACGACCCTGGGGGACTGGATGGCGGTGGACTGCGTCTGCCGCGGCCTCACCTTCATCTCCTTCGAGTCCAACGAACCCGCGCCGGACCTCGCCAAGAGCTGGAAGGTCTCCGACGACCGGCTCACCTACACCTTCACTCTCCGCGAGGGCGTGAAGTTCCACGACGGTACGACGCTCTCCTCCGCCGACGTCCTGGCCACTCTCGACCGGCAGTTCGACCCGGAGAACAAGACCCTGCCCAAGGGCGCGTCCAGACCTCTGGCCTCCCTCGGCGCGAACGTGGCCTCGCTGACCGCCGAGGACGAACTCACCGTCAAACTGGTGCTCAAGACGCCCGACCGCACCGTCCTCGCCCAGCTCTCCGACATCGGCGGCCGCGTCATCTCCAAGGCCGCCCTCGACAAGTACGGGTCCGGCATCGGCAAGCACCTCGTCGGCACCGGGCCCTTCCGGTTCTCCTCGGCCACCTCGGGCCAGTCCATCACCCTCGAAGCCTTCGACGACTTCCGGCTCGGCCGGCCGCCGATCGACCGACTGGTCCTGCGCCAGGTGCAGGACCCCTCGGCGATCGTCAGCTCCCTGCTCAGCGGCGACGTGTCCGCCACCCAGTTCACCCCGTACTCCGCCGTCGAGCAGCTCAAGTCCGACCCGTCGGTCACCGTCCACGACACCCGGGAGGGCTTCGACGCCATCCTGATGATCGACGCCCGGCGCGTCCCCGAGCTGAAGGTGCGCAAGGCCATCAACCTGGCCATCGACCGCAAGGCGATCGTCCAGCAGGCCTTCTTCGGCGTCGGCAGCGAACCCGAGGGCTATGCGATACCGCCCGCCCAGAACGGCTACGACACCGGCCTCGCCGACCTGAGCACCAAGAACCTCGCGCAGGCCAGGAGGCTGCTGAAGGAGGCGGGCGCGGAGGGCCGCGAGCTGGGCCTGATGGCGGCCAGCGACTCCTGGCATCCCAAGGCCGCGCAGATCGTCAAGCAGAACCTGGAGGACGCCGGCTTCACGGTGAAAACCACCTCCGTCGACCCTGCCTCGTACTTCAGCCGGCTCAGCGACGGCGAGGACGATTACCACGACCTGATGATCTGGGAACGCAACTCCTACGTCCCCGACCCCAACAACATGGTCGGCTCCATGGCCAACCCCGCCGGTCTCTACGGCAGCACCATCACCGGCCTGGACACGCTGGACGGCGCCGCCGGCATGGCCGAGGACCTGGTGGCGGCCAAGAACCTGCCGGACGGCACGAAGCGCACCGCCGCCTACTCCAGGATCCAGCGGCGCTGGGCGGAGGAGTACATGGTGATCGCCATGCTGGCCTGCTCCACGAACCTGGTGGTCAGCGGCTCCGGGGTGAAGGGGATCAACGCCTCGGCGCTGGGCAACCACCGCTGCTTCATGGAGAAAGCCAGTGTCTGA
- a CDS encoding GntR family transcriptional regulator: MDTAPTADADSPAGKGKALVDDTAAAIRARILSGEIPIGAQLRQAELAGALGVSRTPVREALRQLQAGGLIEVLPNRGAVVRVPSPWEVREAYEVRAELEGLACVRAVRAVTPDVLRELREANETVRAVGGGSAPGESASPSTAANDCFHTLIHTVAGNQRLARAIKDVNEAFPRNVSALVLHDNPRHREDNIREHERIVEALAAEDAERARAEMKAHVTSAGEQLARWYEQRSATVFRG; encoded by the coding sequence ATGGACACCGCCCCGACCGCCGACGCGGACTCCCCCGCGGGAAAGGGCAAGGCGCTCGTCGACGACACCGCCGCCGCGATCCGCGCGCGGATCCTTTCCGGTGAGATCCCCATCGGGGCCCAGCTGCGACAGGCCGAACTCGCCGGCGCCCTCGGCGTGAGCCGCACTCCCGTACGGGAGGCCCTGCGCCAGCTCCAGGCGGGCGGTCTCATCGAGGTGCTGCCCAACCGGGGGGCCGTGGTCCGCGTCCCCTCCCCCTGGGAGGTCCGCGAGGCCTACGAGGTCCGCGCCGAACTCGAAGGGCTCGCCTGCGTACGGGCGGTCCGCGCGGTCACCCCCGACGTCCTGCGGGAGCTGCGCGAGGCCAACGAGACGGTGCGCGCCGTCGGCGGTGGCTCCGCGCCCGGCGAGAGCGCCTCGCCCTCCACCGCGGCGAACGACTGCTTCCACACCCTCATCCACACCGTCGCCGGCAACCAGCGCCTCGCCCGCGCCATCAAGGACGTCAACGAGGCGTTCCCGCGCAATGTCTCCGCCCTCGTCCTGCACGACAACCCCCGCCACCGCGAGGACAACATCCGTGAGCACGAGCGCATCGTCGAGGCGCTCGCCGCGGAGGACGCGGAGCGGGCGCGCGCCGAGATGAAGGCCCATGTGACCAGCGCGGGTGAGCAGTTGGCCCGCTGGTACGAACAGCGGTCGGCCACCGTCTTCCGGGGCTGA